From Gemmatimonadaceae bacterium, a single genomic window includes:
- a CDS encoding response regulator: MTSIRLKTVLLVEDNEDNRIVYSTILQHFGYRVTEALNGEEGIAKARTEQPDLILMDISIPVIDGWEATQVLKRDPKTRRIPIIALTAHALASDREKAMEVGCDSYLAKPCEPKTVVSEVERFIGRGDGR, encoded by the coding sequence ATGACCAGCATCAGATTGAAGACTGTGCTGCTCGTGGAAGACAACGAAGACAACAGGATCGTGTACTCCACGATTCTGCAGCACTTCGGCTATCGAGTCACCGAGGCGTTGAACGGCGAGGAAGGCATCGCCAAGGCGCGCACGGAGCAGCCCGATCTGATCTTGATGGACATTTCGATTCCGGTGATCGACGGCTGGGAAGCCACGCAGGTGCTCAAGCGTGATCCGAAAACGCGTCGCATTCCGATCATCGCGCTCACCGCGCACGCGCTGGCGTCGGATCGCGAGAAAGCCATGGAAGTCGGATGCGACAGTTATCTCGCGAAGCCGTGCGAACCCAAGACGGTCGTGAGCGAGGTGGAGCGATTCATTGGCCGAGGCGATGGACGGTGA
- a CDS encoding YtxH domain-containing protein produces the protein MSDATDDADDVEDQDNETEDETSGVAMFAGGLMLGLVLGAGCALLMAPRAGDETRRFLRRRARRLGEHVSDRVEDLRDDIRRSARKGEKKLRQSLNLS, from the coding sequence GTGTCTGACGCGACCGATGATGCAGATGATGTCGAGGACCAGGACAATGAGACGGAAGACGAAACCTCGGGCGTCGCAATGTTTGCCGGCGGCCTCATGCTTGGTCTGGTGCTGGGCGCGGGCTGCGCGCTCTTGATGGCGCCGCGCGCCGGCGACGAAACACGCCGATTTCTTCGCCGTCGCGCGCGGCGGCTCGGCGAGCACGTGTCCGACCGTGTAGAAGACCTGCGGGATGACATTCGGAGGAGCGCGCGGAAGGGCGAAAAGAAACTGCGGCAGAGTCTGAACCTCTCGTGA
- a CDS encoding 4-vinyl reductase translates to MADTINLADHALVAVSRPAIHALRAALLRDVGPASAAALQEAGYAGGATVFEAFRAWLHERGDGAPEDLDFETFQRRASEYFRLAGWGTLEIGSLRDAVATVDTDDWGEANPDEHLDQPGCHFTTGMLADFFGRFSDVPLAVLEVECRSAGHERCRFLLGNGDVMRFLYDRMEQGDTYDAVVSAVE, encoded by the coding sequence ATGGCCGACACGATCAACCTCGCCGATCACGCACTGGTGGCTGTGAGCCGTCCCGCCATACACGCGCTGCGCGCCGCCCTCCTGCGCGACGTCGGGCCGGCGTCGGCGGCGGCGCTGCAGGAAGCGGGATACGCCGGCGGCGCCACAGTGTTCGAAGCGTTTCGCGCCTGGCTGCACGAGCGGGGTGACGGCGCTCCGGAAGATCTCGACTTCGAAACCTTCCAACGGCGCGCGTCCGAGTATTTCCGGCTCGCCGGTTGGGGCACGTTGGAGATCGGCTCGCTGCGGGACGCGGTGGCGACCGTCGACACCGATGACTGGGGCGAAGCGAATCCCGACGAGCACCTGGATCAACCCGGCTGCCACTTCACGACCGGAATGCTCGCCGATTTCTTCGGGCGCTTCTCCGATGTGCCGCTCGCAGTGCTCGAGGTAGAATGCCGCTCCGCCGGCCACGAGCGGTGTCGCTTTCTTCTCGGGAACGGCGACGTCATGCGGTTCCTGTATGACCGGATGGAGCAGGGCGACACGTACGACGCCGTTGTCTCCGCGGTCGAGTAG
- a CDS encoding phosphoribosyltransferase, which translates to MAPRRKPADRTRGVFEVDWPLFGELSRALALKVARTYDPEIVVGIATAGVIPGAVIAAILGREFHSIVVSRRYHAQSVRETPAILGVAPPEVRNRRVLLVDETCDTGETMRMAVAALVNAGAADVRTAVGFRTGPYEPDFSALETESTIVLPWDEDLLSSVS; encoded by the coding sequence GTGGCGCCACGACGTAAGCCCGCGGACCGAACGCGCGGCGTCTTCGAGGTGGACTGGCCGCTCTTCGGCGAGCTGTCTCGCGCACTCGCGCTCAAGGTGGCCCGGACGTACGATCCCGAGATCGTCGTCGGCATCGCCACTGCCGGCGTCATTCCGGGCGCGGTGATCGCGGCGATCCTCGGTCGCGAGTTCCACTCGATTGTGGTGAGCCGCCGCTATCACGCCCAATCGGTGCGCGAGACGCCGGCCATTCTGGGCGTTGCGCCGCCCGAGGTTCGCAACCGTCGCGTGCTGCTCGTGGACGAGACCTGCGACACGGGCGAGACGATGCGTATGGCCGTGGCCGCGCTGGTGAATGCGGGGGCCGCCGATGTGCGCACGGCGGTGGGATTCCGCACCGGGCCGTACGAGCCCGACTTCTCGGCGCTGGAAACGGAGAGCACGATCGTGCTCCCATGGGACGAAGACCTGCTGTCGTCCGTCTCCTGA
- the ligA gene encoding NAD-dependent DNA ligase LigA — MTSPNDRSPDCRQLETRARDLRARLERANHCYYVLDAPEISDREYDLMMRELRDIEDQCPDLRTPDSPTQRVGAAVQSGLAKVDHLVPMLSLANAFDDDELRDWEVRAVRIAGAEVRDSGYTAELKIDGNAVNLTYERGVLVRGATRGDGTEGEDVTINLRTIHDIPLRLHTPNAPDLIEVRGECYMTFDGFEKLNDRRRQDGEKVFANPRNSAAGSLRQLDPAITAKRRLRFFGYAVAPGPGVRLPFTTQWALLDTLESWGFPVEPHRRHCQTLEEVVTFVQEVEHTLRAKLAFGIDGVVVKVDALNVQDELGDVGREPRWAIARKFAPDIEVTRLEDIRVNVGRTGALNPYAMLEPVEISGVIVKLATLHNEALVRQKDLRIGDWVQVKRAGEVIPQVIGPIPERRDGTEREWHMPDRCPVCNTPVERDADQAAVYCPNVACPGRQLEGLVHFVSGGAMDIRGLSYARIRQLIDAGLVHDFADIFSLTVEPLVRLERFAEKSAENLVAAIDASKRQPLSRLLNGLGILHVGEMAAQVLARHFRTLDALARATEEQITSVRGVGDIIGRSVAAYFANDTTRALIEKLRERGVNFEEPAGKHAGNGAGSLTGKTVVITGTLPTLSRKAATELVQNAGGHVTSSVSKSTSFVVVGTDAGSKLDRARELGVEIIDETELLRRAGAEPKNQ, encoded by the coding sequence GTGACGTCCCCGAACGATCGTTCCCCAGACTGCCGGCAGCTCGAGACGAGGGCGCGAGATCTTCGCGCGCGGCTCGAACGCGCCAACCACTGCTACTACGTGCTCGACGCACCCGAGATTTCGGATCGCGAATACGATCTGATGATGCGGGAGCTGCGCGACATCGAAGACCAGTGTCCCGACCTCCGCACGCCGGACTCGCCGACGCAGCGTGTCGGCGCGGCGGTGCAGAGCGGTCTCGCCAAGGTCGATCACCTGGTGCCGATGCTCTCGCTCGCCAATGCATTCGACGACGACGAGCTCCGCGACTGGGAAGTTCGCGCGGTGCGCATCGCCGGCGCCGAGGTCCGCGACTCCGGCTACACGGCGGAGCTCAAGATCGACGGCAACGCCGTCAATCTCACGTACGAACGCGGCGTGCTCGTGCGCGGCGCGACGCGGGGCGACGGGACCGAAGGCGAAGACGTCACCATCAACTTGCGCACCATCCACGACATTCCGCTCCGGCTGCACACGCCTAACGCACCGGACCTCATCGAAGTCCGCGGCGAGTGCTACATGACGTTCGACGGATTCGAGAAGCTCAACGACCGCCGGCGGCAAGACGGGGAGAAAGTCTTCGCCAATCCGCGCAACTCGGCCGCGGGATCGCTGAGGCAGTTGGACCCCGCGATCACCGCGAAGCGCCGCCTGCGGTTCTTCGGCTACGCCGTGGCGCCCGGGCCCGGCGTGCGCCTGCCCTTCACCACGCAGTGGGCGCTGCTCGACACGCTCGAGAGCTGGGGCTTCCCCGTCGAGCCGCACCGGCGGCATTGCCAGACGCTCGAAGAGGTCGTGACGTTCGTCCAGGAAGTCGAGCACACGCTGCGCGCCAAGCTGGCGTTCGGCATCGACGGCGTCGTGGTGAAAGTCGATGCGCTGAACGTCCAGGACGAGTTAGGCGACGTGGGACGGGAGCCGCGTTGGGCTATCGCGCGCAAGTTCGCGCCCGACATCGAAGTCACGCGTCTCGAGGACATCCGGGTGAACGTCGGCCGCACCGGCGCGCTCAATCCCTACGCCATGCTCGAGCCGGTGGAGATCAGCGGCGTCATCGTGAAGCTCGCCACGCTGCACAACGAGGCGCTCGTGCGGCAGAAGGACCTGCGCATCGGCGATTGGGTGCAGGTCAAGCGCGCCGGCGAGGTGATACCGCAGGTGATCGGACCCATTCCCGAGCGCCGCGACGGAACCGAGCGCGAATGGCACATGCCGGATCGCTGCCCCGTGTGCAACACACCCGTCGAGCGCGACGCGGATCAAGCCGCGGTGTACTGTCCTAACGTTGCCTGTCCCGGACGGCAGCTCGAGGGCCTCGTGCACTTCGTGTCTGGCGGCGCAATGGACATTCGCGGGCTGTCGTACGCACGAATTCGCCAGCTCATCGATGCGGGCCTGGTGCACGACTTCGCCGACATCTTCTCGCTCACCGTCGAGCCGTTGGTGCGGCTCGAGCGCTTCGCCGAGAAGAGCGCCGAGAATCTCGTGGCGGCAATCGACGCGTCGAAGCGACAGCCGCTCTCGCGGCTCCTCAACGGACTCGGGATCCTGCACGTGGGCGAGATGGCTGCCCAGGTCCTCGCGCGGCACTTTCGCACGCTCGATGCTCTCGCGCGTGCCACCGAAGAACAGATCACATCCGTGCGCGGTGTGGGCGACATCATCGGGCGATCCGTGGCGGCGTACTTCGCCAACGACACCACCAGAGCGTTGATCGAGAAGCTGCGCGAACGAGGAGTGAATTTCGAGGAACCGGCCGGCAAGCACGCAGGCAATGGCGCCGGTAGCCTCACGGGCAAGACAGTCGTCATCACCGGTACGCTGCCCACGCTCTCCCGTAAGGCGGCTACCGAGTTGGTCCAGAACGCCGGCGGACACGTCACGTCGTCCGTGTCCAAGAGCACCAGCTTCGTCGTAGTCGGCACGGATGCGGGGAGCAAGCTGGATCGCGCGCGCGAGCTCGGCGTCGAGATCATTGATGAAACGGAGCTCTTGCGCCGAGCAGGAGCCGAGCCTAAAAACCAGTAG
- a CDS encoding tetratricopeptide repeat protein — MSWWSRLTGGGTAHTPRPQRLDYLSEALALERQGDYDAALTSYRLALRDQPNDQRILQNMAIAYSRTGRLDDAIRCYRRALEIDPQLSGAHYGLAYLLLKRGDGQGAQRHLTAFLEHPPSTVEAERWVQHARQTIEQIKAGGGADSVPGTE, encoded by the coding sequence ATGTCCTGGTGGAGCCGCTTGACGGGTGGTGGAACGGCGCACACGCCGCGCCCACAACGTCTCGACTACTTGAGCGAAGCGCTGGCGCTGGAGCGCCAGGGTGACTACGACGCCGCGCTCACGTCGTACCGGCTCGCACTGCGCGATCAGCCCAACGATCAGCGCATCCTCCAGAACATGGCGATCGCGTATTCGCGAACCGGACGACTGGACGACGCCATCCGCTGCTATCGCCGGGCACTCGAAATCGACCCGCAGTTGAGCGGCGCGCACTATGGCCTGGCGTATCTGCTGCTCAAGCGCGGCGACGGCCAAGGCGCCCAACGCCACCTGACGGCCTTTCTGGAGCATCCGCCGTCCACGGTCGAGGCGGAACGGTGGGTCCAGCATGCGCGGCAGACCATCGAGCAGATCAAGGCAGGCGGCGGGGCGGACTCCGTCCCCGGCACGGAATAG
- a CDS encoding diguanylate cyclase, with product MDGEVRRAPRVLIVDDSEDSREVLRVRFDATGYVTECACDGAEALKIVADSPPDVIVLDVMMPRVDGNEVARRIKADPSLPFIPIIMQTALDEVEQKVRGLSAGADDYVTKPVEFAELEARVRSMLRIKALQDALQRRESELERANAKLLELAVSDPLTGLDNRRRLDERFHEMFEHAVRLKEPLAVAMFDLDHFKQVNDDFGHRAGDEMLRQIGSVLRASMREIDHVGRYGGEEFLVLLPGTALDAAVTFAERARLRVAAHRFSFEGRPFQATISCGVAAWPDQRLVNRDELLQAADDALYVAKRTGRDRVVRYASAEFTANVRKSHDQHGSGAPAGGATVG from the coding sequence ATGGACGGTGAAGTTCGGCGCGCACCGCGGGTCCTGATTGTCGATGACAGCGAGGACAGCCGCGAGGTGTTGCGTGTCCGGTTCGATGCGACCGGGTACGTCACGGAGTGCGCGTGTGATGGCGCGGAGGCGCTGAAGATCGTCGCCGATTCTCCGCCCGACGTCATCGTGCTCGACGTGATGATGCCACGGGTGGATGGCAACGAAGTCGCGCGCCGCATCAAGGCCGATCCGTCGCTGCCGTTCATTCCGATCATCATGCAAACGGCGCTCGACGAGGTCGAGCAAAAGGTTCGCGGCTTGAGCGCGGGCGCCGATGACTACGTCACCAAGCCCGTCGAGTTTGCAGAGCTCGAGGCGCGCGTGCGATCGATGCTCCGCATCAAGGCGCTGCAGGATGCGCTGCAGCGCCGCGAGTCCGAGCTCGAGCGCGCAAACGCGAAGCTCCTCGAGCTCGCGGTGTCGGATCCGCTGACGGGACTCGACAATCGCCGCCGGTTGGACGAGCGGTTCCACGAAATGTTCGAGCACGCTGTTCGCCTAAAAGAACCGTTGGCGGTCGCGATGTTCGACCTCGATCATTTCAAGCAGGTGAACGACGACTTCGGCCACCGCGCCGGCGACGAGATGCTGCGCCAGATCGGCTCGGTGCTGCGCGCGTCGATGCGTGAGATCGACCACGTTGGGCGCTATGGCGGCGAAGAGTTTCTGGTCCTCCTCCCCGGCACCGCGCTCGACGCCGCGGTGACCTTCGCCGAGCGGGCGCGTCTCAGGGTAGCGGCGCATCGGTTCTCCTTCGAGGGACGGCCGTTCCAAGCCACGATCAGCTGCGGCGTTGCGGCCTGGCCGGACCAGCGGCTGGTGAATCGCGACGAATTGCTGCAAGCCGCCGACGACGCACTGTATGTGGCCAAGCGAACGGGACGCGACCGCGTCGTCCGATACGCCAGCGCCGAGTTCACCGCGAACGTCAGGAAATCTCATGATCAGCATGGCAGTGGAGCGCCCGCGGGAGGAGCAACCGTCGGGTAA
- a CDS encoding ParA family protein: MGTVLAVVSQKGGVGKTTTAVNLAAAFARRGMKTLLVDVDPQGAVRYGVGLRADHVTVGISDYLSGEKTLRDIILPTALPWLRVILAGTVSAATNHVAYQHRMEESTLLPDLLAMARQRTDIVVVDTPPGLGPTVERVLSASQHVIVPLQAEPLALQTTPQILRGIQDIVMTNDELTLDGLVLTMYDETSETSVRVSEYVRRHLPRNMVFDLVIPRSTAAADAFAAGQPVVLRSPADAAAQAYVNLATELASRFE, translated from the coding sequence GTGGGAACCGTCCTCGCCGTCGTGAGCCAGAAAGGCGGTGTCGGTAAGACGACCACCGCAGTGAATCTCGCCGCCGCGTTCGCTCGGCGCGGTATGAAAACGCTCCTCGTCGACGTGGACCCTCAGGGCGCAGTGCGCTACGGCGTGGGGCTGCGCGCGGACCATGTCACCGTTGGAATTTCCGATTATCTATCGGGAGAGAAGACGCTGCGCGACATCATTTTGCCGACGGCGTTACCATGGCTTCGCGTGATTCTGGCCGGGACCGTCAGCGCGGCCACGAATCACGTCGCGTACCAGCACCGGATGGAGGAGTCCACGTTGCTTCCCGACTTGTTGGCCATGGCGCGGCAGCGCACGGACATCGTCGTGGTCGACACGCCGCCGGGACTGGGCCCGACGGTCGAGCGGGTGCTCTCGGCCTCGCAGCACGTGATCGTGCCGCTGCAGGCCGAGCCGCTGGCGCTCCAGACGACGCCGCAGATTCTGCGCGGCATCCAGGACATCGTGATGACTAACGACGAGCTGACGCTCGACGGACTCGTCCTCACGATGTACGACGAAACGAGTGAAACCAGCGTGCGCGTGTCGGAATACGTGCGGCGCCACCTGCCGCGCAACATGGTGTTCGACCTGGTGATACCGCGGAGCACGGCGGCGGCCGATGCATTCGCGGCGGGCCAGCCGGTGGTATTGCGGTCGCCGGCCGACGCGGCGGCGCAGGCGTACGTGAACCTCGCCACCGAGCTTGCATCACGGTTCGAGTGA
- a CDS encoding GAF domain-containing protein: MISMAVERPREEQPSGNGDTIATLRARISELERERDHLVAVVDILTEISSSLHFVDILQTIAKKLGDTFGLDRCSIYLLGEQRDVRLMATYEAPAMNNLIVDLDRYPELKRAFESGETVFIPDAAADPMLQQMQPVLALRNVRSIVVVPIRWRGTVIGAIFLRTEREGAPFSDRDIRFCQVVAALTANALRNAHRYEALQRGQKEAQRNGRQGELQRIALIAFVRRLLDRYTNTEDHMWAETLLATSADEELERLVSVTLEVVGEEAKS, from the coding sequence ATGATCAGCATGGCAGTGGAGCGCCCGCGGGAGGAGCAACCGTCGGGTAACGGTGACACGATCGCCACGCTTCGCGCGCGCATCTCCGAGCTCGAGCGCGAACGCGATCACCTCGTGGCCGTCGTCGACATCCTCACCGAAATCTCGTCTTCGCTGCATTTCGTCGACATCCTGCAGACCATCGCCAAGAAGTTAGGCGACACGTTCGGCCTCGACCGCTGCTCGATCTATCTGTTGGGCGAGCAGCGCGATGTCCGCCTCATGGCGACGTACGAAGCGCCGGCAATGAACAACCTCATCGTCGACCTCGACCGGTATCCCGAGCTCAAGCGCGCCTTCGAGAGCGGCGAGACGGTCTTCATTCCCGACGCCGCCGCCGACCCGATGCTCCAGCAGATGCAGCCGGTGCTCGCGCTGCGAAACGTCCGCTCGATCGTGGTGGTGCCGATCCGGTGGCGCGGCACCGTGATCGGCGCGATTTTCCTGCGCACCGAGCGCGAGGGCGCGCCGTTCTCCGACCGCGACATCCGCTTCTGCCAGGTGGTCGCCGCCCTGACCGCCAATGCGCTGCGCAACGCGCACCGCTACGAAGCTCTCCAGCGCGGGCAGAAAGAAGCCCAACGCAATGGCCGCCAGGGCGAGCTCCAGCGCATCGCGCTCATCGCATTCGTACGCCGCCTGCTCGACCGCTACACGAACACCGAAGACCACATGTGGGCCGAAACGCTCCTGGCAACGTCGGCGGATGAGGAGCTGGAGAGGCTGGTGTCGGTGACGCTCGAGGTAGTCGGAGAAGAAGCGAAGAGCTGA
- a CDS encoding long-chain fatty acid--CoA ligase: MTLTAESNTSTERDPRLSPTTLTRLFFDAVEGYDRPNALQVKSGGAYQPISHRTLATRVRHAAFGLRALGIPDGSAIAILSENRPEWAIADYGCLTARYIDVPIYPTLPAEQVEYILEDSETVAIFVSTREQAQKIAAIRASLPKLKWVIAFDDLDGGGVDFALTALEARGAASETPDAGARYRTEALAVPPDQVATIIYTSGTTGEPKGAMLTHGNLASNVAAVAKVIPITGDDVSLSFLPLSHVLQRHFDYLMFATGVSIAYVESMDTVTVNMTEIRPTLVVAVPRVYEKIYARVLENALASGAIKKRIFFWARAVGERWADARLSGRAPNPLLAAQYAVARRLVFSKLRDRVGGRLRYFVSGGAPLAPAINKFFYAAGLVILEGYGLTETSPVIAVNTPDRYRIGTVGPPIAGVEVTIAPDGEIIVRGPNVMKGYFHKPEATRDAIDADGWFHTGDIGVLEDGFLRITDRKKDIIVTAGGKNIAPQPIENHIRMNKYVSQAVMIGDQRKFPIVLVVPNFEQLERWAKLKNLLYADRRQLLAQPMVKAKMEKEVLGKLAGLAHFETPKKMALLDRDFTVDSGELTPTLKVRRRVIDTKYKAVIDQLYAGGEAARRG; encoded by the coding sequence ATGACGCTGACTGCCGAGTCGAACACGTCGACGGAACGCGATCCGCGACTGTCGCCGACGACGCTCACGCGCCTCTTCTTCGACGCCGTCGAAGGGTACGATCGGCCGAACGCACTGCAGGTGAAGTCGGGTGGCGCGTACCAGCCGATCTCGCACCGCACGCTGGCAACGCGGGTTCGTCACGCCGCGTTCGGGCTCCGCGCGCTCGGCATTCCGGACGGCTCGGCCATTGCCATCCTGTCCGAGAATCGCCCGGAGTGGGCGATCGCCGACTACGGCTGTCTCACCGCGCGCTACATCGACGTGCCGATCTACCCGACCCTCCCGGCCGAGCAGGTCGAGTACATCCTCGAGGACTCCGAGACCGTCGCGATTTTCGTCTCGACACGCGAGCAGGCGCAGAAGATCGCGGCCATTCGCGCATCGCTGCCCAAGCTCAAGTGGGTGATTGCGTTCGACGACCTGGATGGCGGCGGCGTGGATTTCGCGCTCACCGCGCTCGAAGCGCGCGGCGCGGCCAGCGAGACGCCGGACGCCGGCGCGCGCTATCGGACAGAAGCATTGGCCGTCCCGCCGGACCAGGTGGCGACGATCATTTATACGTCGGGCACGACCGGTGAGCCGAAAGGAGCGATGCTCACGCACGGGAATCTCGCGTCCAACGTGGCCGCGGTGGCCAAAGTCATCCCGATAACCGGAGACGATGTATCGCTGAGCTTCCTACCGCTCTCGCACGTGCTGCAGCGGCACTTCGACTATCTCATGTTCGCGACCGGCGTGTCGATCGCGTACGTGGAGTCGATGGACACCGTGACCGTGAACATGACGGAAATCCGCCCAACGCTGGTGGTGGCGGTCCCGCGCGTGTACGAGAAGATCTATGCGCGGGTGCTGGAGAACGCGCTGGCGAGCGGCGCGATCAAGAAGCGCATCTTTTTCTGGGCGCGCGCCGTCGGCGAACGATGGGCGGACGCTCGCCTGTCCGGTCGTGCGCCCAACCCGCTGCTCGCGGCCCAGTATGCGGTCGCGCGGCGGCTCGTGTTCTCGAAACTGCGCGATCGCGTGGGCGGGCGGTTGCGCTATTTCGTGTCGGGCGGCGCGCCGCTGGCGCCGGCGATCAACAAGTTCTTCTATGCCGCCGGGCTGGTGATTCTGGAAGGCTACGGCCTAACGGAAACGTCGCCGGTGATCGCGGTGAACACGCCGGACCGCTATCGCATCGGCACGGTGGGGCCGCCGATCGCCGGCGTCGAGGTGACGATCGCGCCGGACGGCGAGATCATCGTGCGCGGACCGAACGTGATGAAAGGCTACTTCCACAAGCCGGAGGCGACGCGTGATGCGATCGATGCCGATGGCTGGTTCCACACCGGCGACATCGGGGTGCTGGAAGACGGGTTCCTGCGCATCACGGATCGCAAGAAGGACATCATCGTGACCGCGGGGGGAAAGAACATCGCGCCGCAGCCGATCGAAAACCACATCCGGATGAACAAGTACGTGTCGCAGGCGGTGATGATCGGCGACCAACGCAAATTTCCGATCGTGCTCGTGGTGCCCAACTTCGAGCAGCTCGAGCGCTGGGCGAAGCTCAAGAATCTGCTCTACGCGGACCGCAGGCAGCTCCTCGCCCAACCGATGGTCAAGGCGAAGATGGAAAAAGAAGTGTTGGGCAAGCTCGCGGGGCTGGCGCACTTCGAGACGCCGAAGAAGATGGCGTTGTTGGACCGCGACTTCACCGTCGATTCCGGCGAGCTGACGCCGACGCTCAAGGTGCGCCGCCGGGTGATCGACACGAAGTACAAAGCGGTGATCGACCAGCTCTATGCCGGCGGCGAGGCGGCGCGCCGAGGCTAA
- a CDS encoding thymidine phosphorylase: MLVTRLIERKRDGGRLEPSEWSALIRSYVAGDVPDYQMAAMLMAVYVHGLDRTETAALTDAMRRSGAQLSLAHLAAARVDKHSTGGVGDKTSLILAPLVSSLGVAVPMMTGRGLGHTGGTLDKLESIPGMRTDIALADARAQLERIGCVMMGQSAEVVPADRGMYALRNATATSESVPLIASSIMSKKLAEDLTGLVLDITRGSGSLVPDLDAALELAGTMVSLGESRGCTVVALLTAMDRPLGRAVGNALEMEEAIHALQGDGPSDLMAVTFALGAEMLQLGGVAADGDDARRRMERAISSGEAARRLQEVIEAQGGNPGVVDDPAVLPQAGACELFEASRRGFVARVDPRPIGRALIALGGGRERPDDPLDPGVGFVITAKPGDWVERGEPIATIFARDDAGIEVGRAALRTAIGIADEADHPLPLVSHRVTIDGVTRTA; encoded by the coding sequence ATGCTCGTCACACGGCTCATCGAGCGGAAACGAGACGGCGGCCGTCTCGAGCCGTCGGAATGGAGTGCGTTGATCCGGTCATATGTGGCGGGCGACGTCCCCGACTATCAGATGGCGGCGATGCTGATGGCCGTGTACGTGCACGGTCTCGACCGCACTGAAACGGCTGCACTGACCGATGCCATGCGGCGAAGCGGCGCCCAACTCTCGCTGGCACATCTTGCCGCCGCGCGCGTGGACAAGCACTCGACGGGCGGCGTGGGCGACAAAACCTCGCTCATCCTTGCGCCGCTGGTATCGTCGTTGGGCGTGGCGGTGCCGATGATGACGGGTCGCGGGCTCGGGCATACTGGAGGAACCCTCGATAAGCTGGAATCGATCCCGGGCATGCGGACGGACATCGCGCTTGCGGACGCGCGCGCGCAGCTGGAGCGAATCGGGTGCGTGATGATGGGCCAGTCGGCGGAGGTGGTGCCGGCGGACCGCGGGATGTACGCGCTGCGCAACGCAACGGCGACGTCCGAGTCGGTACCGCTCATCGCGTCGAGCATCATGAGCAAGAAGCTGGCGGAGGATCTGACGGGGCTGGTGCTCGACATCACGCGCGGGTCGGGGTCGCTGGTGCCGGATCTGGACGCGGCGCTCGAGCTGGCCGGGACGATGGTTTCGTTAGGCGAGAGCCGCGGCTGCACGGTGGTGGCGCTGCTCACGGCCATGGACCGTCCGTTGGGGCGCGCGGTGGGCAACGCCCTGGAGATGGAGGAAGCAATCCACGCGCTGCAGGGCGACGGTCCGTCGGACCTGATGGCCGTGACCTTTGCGTTAGGCGCCGAGATGCTGCAGCTGGGCGGCGTGGCCGCCGATGGCGACGACGCACGCCGGCGCATGGAGCGCGCGATCTCGTCGGGTGAGGCGGCGCGCCGGCTGCAGGAGGTCATCGAGGCGCAGGGCGGCAACCCGGGCGTGGTGGACGACCCGGCCGTGCTGCCGCAGGCCGGCGCCTGCGAGCTGTTCGAGGCGTCGCGCCGCGGCTTCGTCGCGCGCGTGGACCCGCGGCCCATCGGCCGCGCGCTGATTGCGTTAGGCGGCGGCCGCGAGCGCCCGGACGATCCGCTCGACCCGGGTGTCGGCTTCGTGATCACCGCCAAACCGGGCGACTGGGTGGAGCGCGGGGAGCCGATCGCGACGATTTTCGCCCGCGACGACGCGGGCATCGAGGTCGGCCGCGCCGCGCTGCGCACGGCCATCGGGATCGCGGACGAGGCCGATCACCCGCTGCCGCTGGTCTCGCACCGCGTCACGATCGATGGCGTGACGCGGACCGCCTGA